The following DNA comes from Cellulomonas soli.
CCTCGCAGGACGTGGCCGCGCTGCCGCCGCGCACCTCCACCGAGCTGCTGGTGCTCGACCCGAACGGCCACGTCGAGCACGCCGCCGGTGTCGTCGACGACGGGACCACCACCTGGCTGCTCACCGAGAGCCCGGTCGCCCTGAGCGCGTGGCTCGACCGCATGCGGTTCACGCTGCGCGTCGAGGTCGCCGACGCCACCGACGACTGGGCCGCGATCGGTGAGCCCGTCGACGCCGAGGGCACCGCGGACGAGCCGATGACCTGGCGCGACCCGTGGCCGCGGACGGCGCCCGGGGGCACCCGGTACGGGCCCGAGGACGACGCGCACCCCGGCGCCGACCGTGCGTGGCGGCTCGTGCTCGTGCCGCGGGCGTCGCTGGTCGACGCGGTCGCGCAGCGCGAGGCCACCGGGTGGTCGCTCGCGGGTACGTGGGCCACCGAGGCGGCCCGTGTCGAGGCCTGGCGGCCGCGGGCCTCGCACGAGGTCGACCACCGCACGATCCCGCACGAGCTGGACTGGCTGCGCACCGCGGTGCACCTGCACAAGGGCTGCTACCGCGGTCAGGAGACCGTGGCGCGGGTGCACAACCTGGGTCGCCCGCCGCGCCGGCTGGTCATGCTGCACCTGGACGGGTCGGGGCACCTGCTGCCCGAGGCCGGTGCCCCCGTGCGCCTGGTGGGCGACGGGCCACGC
Coding sequences within:
- the ygfZ gene encoding CAF17-like 4Fe-4S cluster assembly/insertion protein YgfZ, with translation MRTEPPRHSSPLLRRRGAVDGSGPDAGVPWHYGDPTAEQRALARGGAVVDQSHLGVVTVTGPDRLTWLHSITSQDVAALPPRTSTELLVLDPNGHVEHAAGVVDDGTTTWLLTESPVALSAWLDRMRFTLRVEVADATDDWAAIGEPVDAEGTADEPMTWRDPWPRTAPGGTRYGPEDDAHPGADRAWRLVLVPRASLVDAVAQREATGWSLAGTWATEAARVEAWRPRASHEVDHRTIPHELDWLRTAVHLHKGCYRGQETVARVHNLGRPPRRLVMLHLDGSGHLLPEAGAPVRLVGDGPRTGADADGKVVGYVTSVARHHELGPVALAVVKRSVPGDVELVVDSQAGAVTAGQEVVVPAEGVSADRPAARGPLTRGLGQHPML